Below is a window of Yersinia kristensenii DNA.
ATGAAAGGTGCGGGCCCAAGAGGGTACCCAGGGATGCCGGAAGTCGGCAATTTTGGTCTGCCGCACAAGCTATTGATGCAAGGTGTTAGAGACATGGTTCGCATTTCTGATGGCCGCATGTCTGGAACCGCCTTTGGCACCATCGTCCTGCACGTCAGCCCGGAGTCCGCGGTGGGTGGCCCGCTCGCACTGGTGAAGACCGGAGATATCATCGAGCTCAATACGCATGAGAAAGCACTGACACTGCATGTCGGCGTCCAAGAGTTAGAAGCACGCAGGGCCGAATGGGTGACAGATTTACCTGATGTCAATCGCGGTTATGCCAGCCTCTACATTAATACCGTTCAGCAAGCCCATCTTGGGGCAGATTTAGACTTTTTAGTTGGCAACTCGGGCGATCATATTGAACGAGAGCCCCACCCTGAATAAATCACTCGTAAATAGCTATAAATGTTAATTAGATAGGAATAATTATGAAGAATTATTGGCCAAATGATGAAGTTCTATTTTCCCAGACGCGCGAAAAATTATTTGTGGCGCTCGTCGGTGATATTCTGGATACCATGGGGTTAAAACATCAGTTTTTACACCAGCAACTTAAACCTGTCGAAACCGGCATGGTGATTTTGGGGCGCGCAATGCCGGTATTGGAAGCAGATTACTTCCATGAAAGCTATGAGGGCAATAACCCCTTAAGTAGCAAACCCTTTGGCCTGATGTTTCATGCTCTCGACGACCTGAAAAAAAATGAAGTTTATATTTGTTCTGGTGGCTCACACCGTTATGCTCAGTTTGGTGGATTAATGGCCACTCGTGCTATTGCCTGCGGTGCTGCTGGGGCAGTGGTACATGGTTTCCATCGTGATACCAACGAAATACTAAATTTGAACTTCCCAGTCGCCTCATTTGGTAGCTACGCACAAGACCAAGGCCCGAGGGGGAAAGTGGTTGATTGGCGAGTCCCTATTGAGTTGGATGGAATAAAAGTCATGCCGGGCGACGTTATTTATGGTGACCGTGACGGTATTCTGGTTATCCCAGCAGAAGCAGTAGAAGAAGCTTTTCAAGGTGCGTTCGAAAAGGCTAAGGGCGAAAACAAAGTTTTGGTGGCATTAAAAAATGGTATGACAACCGTCGATGCCTATGAAAAATTCGGAATTATGTAATTTTAGCTAATCAAAATAATCTAGTTAAACAATAACCTGATCGTAAAGGTCAGGTATTGGGTATTTATTACCCTGGAGTCACTCTATGAAAACCAACACCATTGAAAATGAAGACGCTATTATAAAAAAGGTCACAATGAAAGTTGTGCCATTGATGATTATGCTCTATGTCATCGCCTATATTGATCGTCAAAATATCGGTTTTGCAAAATTACAGATGATCGACAGTTTAGGCCTCAGTGAAACTGCGTTTGGATTGGGTGCTTCACTATTTTTCATCGGTTATTTAATATTTGAAGTTCCTAGTAATATATTTCTGCATAAAATAGGGCCACGAATTTGGTTTGCCCGCATTATGGGGACTTGGGGAATAATAACCCTGTTATTATCATTTACCACCAACACCACGGTGTTCTATATTTTAAGATTCTTGATTGGCGCTGCGGAAGCAGGGCTTTATCCTGGGTTACTTTATTATATGACACAATGGTTCCCATTAAAAAGTCGGCCAAAAGTTGTAGGTTACTTAATTATGGCCAGCTTGATGGCGAACTTGATTGGCGCGCCGCTTAACGGTGCATTACTCAGTTTAAATGGCGCCATGGGGCTGGAAGGTTGGCAATGGATCTTTATTGGAACCGGGATCCCCGCTATCTTGTTTATTATTCCTGTATTGCTGTTCTTGCCAGAAAAACCAGAAACAGCCAAATTTTTGAGCGAAAAAGAAAAATCTTGGTTATTGAATGTATTGCAACAGGAAAGAGACTCTCACCAGGATCATAACGTTTCTGGCGTATTAAAAGCACTTACCGACGTCCGGGTACTCTTATTAGCGCTGGTATTGGGCTTTATTTCGTTCGGTGCTTACGGGTTAAGTTATTGGATGCCGACCATTGTGAAAGGCTTTGGTGTCACCAATATGAACAATGGTCTGATTAATATGATCCCATGGCTGATGGCAATTCTATGGTTGTGGTGGCTGACCCGCAAAGCAGAAAGGACGGCCAGTCCAGTATGGAATATTGCTCTCCCAATGTTTATCGCGGCAATATTCCTGACAGCCAGTGCCTGGTTTATTGCTAATCCTTATGTGAGCTTCTTTGCCATTACCATCGTCGTGATGGCAATCTTCTCCATACAGCCTTGCTTCTGGAATCTGACACGATTTTTGGGCAGTAGCGCGGCCGCAGCGGGTTTGGCAGCAATAAATTCACTGGCCAATCTGGGTGGCTTTTTCTCACAAAATGCCGTGCCTGCCGTGCGGGATTTAACCGGAAGTACCGGCGCCCCGATGTATTTCTTAGGGGGATGCATGGCGATTGGTGGTGTTGTAACACTATTGGTCATTCGTTTTTTAAGGAAACGTGAGTCACTGGAAAATGAGAGAATCCACACCAAGATCGCCAGCCATTAATTATTCCATATCCTAAATAATTCGAATTGCAGGACGGCGGAAATTGAGCAACAAATCGGCCGAGTAGCAAGAGTAACCAACACTCGGGCTGTTTGAAGTATAAGTATATACAGATGCTACTCTTGGGTAGCATCTTTACTATGATAATGTAGTCATAAGAGGGTATTCAGTGAGGCTTTGGCCAATGGAAAAGTCGTATAAAGAATATAAAGCCCCGGCTCTCAGTCGCGGTTTGCAAGTCCTGCAATATTTGGCAGGCTGTGAGGAACCCAAAACTATGGTTCAGTTGGTCAATGAACTCAGCCTCTCTTTTAATCAACTTTACCGCATTATTTATTGCCTACAAGAAGAAGGCTTTTTACGTCAGGATCTCAAAAAACGCTATCATCTGACCGATAAGATTCAATTTCAAAATGCACACGACCATATACAGCGTTTTGCGCAATCCCCTATTTGTCGCCAGTTATTGCATGATTTTACCTGGCACACCAACCAACCTTGCCATATAGCATCGCTAAAAAATGATGAGTTTATAGTCATTGCCCATGCTGCGCCTGAGTTTTCCCCTGGCATTGGTGCGCGTGATGGGGCCTCACTCAATGTAACAAAGTCCAGTTCTGCCCTGCTTTATTTGGCATTAGCCTCTTCGCCCAATGTATTACAATTAATGCGAAACCATCTTCTGCCTCTAGAACAGCGGGCAGATTTATTATCACAATTACTGAATATAAAAAAGCAGGGGTATTGTGCAGTCAAACATGACCGAATTATTGGCCTGACATCAGTCTCTTATCCGATTTTCGATCAAGACAATTATGCAGAAGCAGTGATTACCTGCCCTTATTTTGACCATGTCCACGGCGATTACGAAGAAGTGAAAAATAAACTGCAATTGCTATCAATTTCACTCACTGATAGCTATTCCAACAGCTATTAATATTGAAAGTGACTGGACTTATAAGCCAAAATATATTTAATTAAACTTAATCATGATTATATAAATCACCCGACAGACATCTCTAACGAAATATCTGATTGTGTTATACACCCTTCAATAAAACTTTCATCAACTTGTAATTGACGTCTAATCTCCCGTTCATTACATTTTTTTAATCGGGCAATAGAGGCTTTCGATTGCCCATAAACATAATGACGCAAGATAAGCTCTAATTCTTTTTCTCGCGAGGCGCGTTGTAAATTCCCGATCGTTTTATCAATCACTAATCCGTCATTATCGCAACAGGATTCCGCCATTTTGTTTCTGGTTGCTACCCCCTTGAATCCACTAGCGATATGAGGATAATCCAGCTGAGAATGCTCTCTCGCCCAGACACCCCAGCGGGTCAAAACAGTTTGAATGTCACTCATTAATCCTCTCCTTTTTTTATATTTTATATACCTTTTTATTTATTTCATTAATATCACTCACAAAAAAGACCTCACTAATTAGTGAGGTCTTTTTATTAACAAGAAAAATTTATATTAATAAGATTAAGAAATAGTAGAAATATCCATAATGTGCTTAACCACGATTAACACCTTACAAGAGTTTTTTCGGGCCGTGATAGCATTAATTTAATAAATTTTTTCGCGGCGAAACAAACTAAATCCGAAATAAAAAAAGCCCCCCTTTATAGGGAGGCTTTCGGAAAAACTTATTACTGGTATTGCTATCAAGCGAGCTTGATTAACCCGCAACAGCAATACGTTTCATATCGGTCATATAGCCGCGCAGTTTATGGCCGACCGCCTCAATTGGGTGGTTGCGAATAGCTTCATTCACATCACGCAGTTGCGCGTTATCTACTGCAGTCCCGGCAACACTCTTACCTAAATCCCCAGCTTGCAGAGAATCCATAAACTTGCCTTTCAGCAATGGAACGGCAGCATTGGCGAATAAATAGTTACCGTATTCTGCGGTATCAGAAATAACTACGTTCATTTCATATAAACGTTTACGCGCAATGGTATTCGCAATCAGCGGTAATTCATGCAGAGATTCGTAATAAGCAGATTCTTCGATAATGCCAGAATCAACCATGGTTTCGAATGCCAACTCAACACCGGCTTTCACCATGGCAATCATCAATACGCCGTGATCGAAATATTCTTGCTCAGAGATTTTGCCTTCAAACTGTGGCGCATTCTCGAATGCTGTTTTGCCGGTTTCTTCACGCCAGTTCAGTAATTTAACGTCGTCTTCTGCCCAGTCAGCCATCATGCCACTAGAGAAGGCACCGGAAATAATGTCGTCCATATGTTTTTGGAATAATGGCGCCATGATTTCTTTCAACTGCTCAGACAGCGCATAAGCACGCAATTTGGCTGGGTTGGATAAGCGGTCCATCATCAGCGTAATTCCGCCTTGTTTCAACGCTTCAGTGATAGTTTCCCAACCGAACTGAATCAGTTTTTCAGCGTAAGCCGCATCTGTGCCTTCAGAAACCAGCTTGTCGAAGCACAACAGTGAACCGGCCTGCAACATGCCAC
It encodes the following:
- a CDS encoding RraA family protein, with translation MKNYWPNDEVLFSQTREKLFVALVGDILDTMGLKHQFLHQQLKPVETGMVILGRAMPVLEADYFHESYEGNNPLSSKPFGLMFHALDDLKKNEVYICSGGSHRYAQFGGLMATRAIACGAAGAVVHGFHRDTNEILNLNFPVASFGSYAQDQGPRGKVVDWRVPIELDGIKVMPGDVIYGDRDGILVIPAEAVEEAFQGAFEKAKGENKVLVALKNGMTTVDAYEKFGIM
- a CDS encoding MFS transporter; protein product: MKTNTIENEDAIIKKVTMKVVPLMIMLYVIAYIDRQNIGFAKLQMIDSLGLSETAFGLGASLFFIGYLIFEVPSNIFLHKIGPRIWFARIMGTWGIITLLLSFTTNTTVFYILRFLIGAAEAGLYPGLLYYMTQWFPLKSRPKVVGYLIMASLMANLIGAPLNGALLSLNGAMGLEGWQWIFIGTGIPAILFIIPVLLFLPEKPETAKFLSEKEKSWLLNVLQQERDSHQDHNVSGVLKALTDVRVLLLALVLGFISFGAYGLSYWMPTIVKGFGVTNMNNGLINMIPWLMAILWLWWLTRKAERTASPVWNIALPMFIAAIFLTASAWFIANPYVSFFAITIVVMAIFSIQPCFWNLTRFLGSSAAAAGLAAINSLANLGGFFSQNAVPAVRDLTGSTGAPMYFLGGCMAIGGVVTLLVIRFLRKRESLENERIHTKIASH
- a CDS encoding IclR family transcriptional regulator; this translates as MEKSYKEYKAPALSRGLQVLQYLAGCEEPKTMVQLVNELSLSFNQLYRIIYCLQEEGFLRQDLKKRYHLTDKIQFQNAHDHIQRFAQSPICRQLLHDFTWHTNQPCHIASLKNDEFIVIAHAAPEFSPGIGARDGASLNVTKSSSALLYLALASSPNVLQLMRNHLLPLEQRADLLSQLLNIKKQGYCAVKHDRIIGLTSVSYPIFDQDNYAEAVITCPYFDHVHGDYEEVKNKLQLLSISLTDSYSNSY
- a CDS encoding antiterminator Q family protein, encoding MSDIQTVLTRWGVWAREHSQLDYPHIASGFKGVATRNKMAESCCDNDGLVIDKTIGNLQRASREKELELILRHYVYGQSKASIARLKKCNEREIRRQLQVDESFIEGCITQSDISLEMSVG
- the ilvC gene encoding ketol-acid reductoisomerase — encoded protein: MANYFNTLNLRQQLAQLGKCRFMARDEFADEANYLKGKKVVIVGCGAQGLNQGLNMRDSGLDVAYALRKEAIAEKRASWRKATENGFKVGTYEELIPQADLVVNLTPDKQHSAVVQAVQPLMKDGAALGYSHGFNIVEVGEQVRKDITVVMVAPKCPGTEVREEYKRGFGVPTLIAVHPENDPKGEGMAIAKAWAAATGGHRAGVLESSFVAEVKSDLMGEQTILCGMLQAGSLLCFDKLVSEGTDAAYAEKLIQFGWETITEALKQGGITLMMDRLSNPAKLRAYALSEQLKEIMAPLFQKHMDDIISGAFSSGMMADWAEDDVKLLNWREETGKTAFENAPQFEGKISEQEYFDHGVLMIAMVKAGVELAFETMVDSGIIEESAYYESLHELPLIANTIARKRLYEMNVVISDTAEYGNYLFANAAVPLLKGKFMDSLQAGDLGKSVAGTAVDNAQLRDVNEAIRNHPIEAVGHKLRGYMTDMKRIAVAG